The Papaver somniferum cultivar HN1 chromosome 3, ASM357369v1, whole genome shotgun sequence genome includes a region encoding these proteins:
- the LOC113357433 gene encoding sodium/hydrogen exchanger 1-like isoform X1, translating to MITMAPELSLVFKSLDMLGASDHATVVSITLFVTLLCACIVIGHLLEENRWMNESITAIAIGLCTGVVILLTTGGKSSHILVFSEDLFFIYLLPPIIFNAGFQVKKKQFFRNFMTIMLFGAIGTLISFAIISLGATQIFKKLDIGPLELGDYLAIGTIFSATDSVCTLQVLNQDETPLLYSLVFGEGVVNDATSVVLFNAIQDFDLTHINSKIALQFFGNFSYLFIISTLLGAFAGLLSAYIIKKLYFGRHSTDREVALMILMAYLSYMLAELFHLSAILTVFFCGIVMSHYTWHNVTESSRVTTKHAFATLSFMAEIFIFLYVGMDALDIEKWRFVRSSPGKSIGVSAILQGLVLIGRAAFVFPLSFLSNLTKKTQNEKITFNQQITIWWAGLMRGAVSVALAYNQFTRAGHTQLRGNAIMITSTITVVLFSTVVFGLMTKPLVKLLLPPPKPFSSMLSSEPNSPKSFIVPLLENGQESEIDFGARNILRPSSIRMLLSTPTHTVHRYWRKFDNAFMRPVFGGRGFVPFVPGSPIEQSLHQKEEETETQT from the exons ATGATTACCATGGCACCGGAGCTTAGCTTGGTCTTCAAAAGTTTGGACATGTTAGGAGCTTCTGATCATGCTACCGTGGTTTCAATTACATTATTTGTTACCCTTCTTTGCGCTTGTATAGTTATAGGTCATTTACTCGAAGAGAATCGGTGGATGAATGAATCCATTACAGCCATTGCTATT GGTTTGTGTACAGGAGTTGTAATTCTATTAACTACAGGAGGAAAAAGTTCCCATATTCTAGTGTTTAGTGAAGATCTTTTCTTTATATATCTACTTCCTCCTATTATATTCAATGCTGG TTTCCAGGTTAAAAAGAAACAATTCTTTCGCAACTTTATGACAATCATGCTGTTTGGTGCAATTGGTACATTGATATCTTTTGCCATCATCTCTCTCG GTGCGACACAAATATTTAAGAAGCTGGATATTGGTCCTCTGGAATTAGGAGATTATCTTG CCATCGGAACAATCTTTTCTGCCACAGATTCTGTTTGCACCTTGCAG GTGCTTAATCAGGATGAGACACCACTACTTTACAGTTTGGTCTTCGGCGAAGGTGTTGTTAATGATGCGACTTCTGTGGTGCTCTTCAATGCAATTCAGGACTTTGATCTTACTCACATCAATTCCAAAATCGCATTGCAATTTTTTGGGAACTTCTCATATTTATTTATCATAAGTACACTGCTTGGAGCCTTT GCTGGACTTTTGAGTGCATACATCATTAAAAAGCTATATTTTGGCAG GCATTCTACTGATCGTGAGGTTGCGCTGATGATACTTATGGCTTACCTTTCTTATATGCTAGCCGAG TTATTCCATCTAAGTGCAATCCTCACAGTGTTCTTTTGTGGGATTGTGATGTCCCACTACACCTGGCATAATGTGACAGAGAGTTCACGAGTCACTACCAA GCATGCTTTTGCGACACTGTCATTCATGGCTGAGATATTTATCTTTCTTTATGTTGGTATGGACGCATTGGACATTGAGAAGTGGAGATTTGTTAGAAGCAG TCCCGGAAAGTCAATTGGAGTGAGTGCAATATTGCAAGGCTTGGTTCTGATTGGAAGGGCAGCTTTTGTTTTCCCTCTGTCGTTTTTGTCCAACTTAACTAAGAAGACTCAAAATGAAAAGATCACTTTCAATCAACAA ATTACTATATGGTGGGCTGGTTTGATGCGAGGCGCTGTATCTGTTGCGCTTGCTTATAACCAG TTTACAAGGGCAGGCCACACTCAATTGCGTGGAAATGCTATCATGATCACCAGCACAATTACTGTTGTTCTATTCAGCACAGTG GTATTTGGTTTGATGACTAAACCTCTGGTAAAGCTGTTACTACCTCCGCCGAAACCTTTCAGCAGTATGTTGTCATCAGAGCCAAATAGTCCAAAATCCTTCATTGTGCCACTTCTTGAGAACGGACAAGAGTCCGAAATCGACTTTGGTGCTCGTAATATCCTTCGTCCATCCAGTATTCGCATGCTTCTCTCCACCCCAACTCATACTGTCCATCGCTATTGGCGCAAGTTCGATAATGCATTCATGCGTCCCGTATTTGGTGGCAGAGGTTTTGTCCCCTTTGTTCCCGGCTCACCAATTGAACAAAGTTTACATCAAAAAGAGGAAGAAACAGAAACAcagacataa
- the LOC113357433 gene encoding sodium/hydrogen exchanger 1-like isoform X2 has translation MTIMLFGAIGTLISFAIISLGATQIFKKLDIGPLELGDYLAIGTIFSATDSVCTLQVLNQDETPLLYSLVFGEGVVNDATSVVLFNAIQDFDLTHINSKIALQFFGNFSYLFIISTLLGAFAGLLSAYIIKKLYFGRHSTDREVALMILMAYLSYMLAELFHLSAILTVFFCGIVMSHYTWHNVTESSRVTTKHAFATLSFMAEIFIFLYVGMDALDIEKWRFVRSSPGKSIGVSAILQGLVLIGRAAFVFPLSFLSNLTKKTQNEKITFNQQITIWWAGLMRGAVSVALAYNQFTRAGHTQLRGNAIMITSTITVVLFSTVVFGLMTKPLVKLLLPPPKPFSSMLSSEPNSPKSFIVPLLENGQESEIDFGARNILRPSSIRMLLSTPTHTVHRYWRKFDNAFMRPVFGGRGFVPFVPGSPIEQSLHQKEEETETQT, from the exons ATGACAATCATGCTGTTTGGTGCAATTGGTACATTGATATCTTTTGCCATCATCTCTCTCG GTGCGACACAAATATTTAAGAAGCTGGATATTGGTCCTCTGGAATTAGGAGATTATCTTG CCATCGGAACAATCTTTTCTGCCACAGATTCTGTTTGCACCTTGCAG GTGCTTAATCAGGATGAGACACCACTACTTTACAGTTTGGTCTTCGGCGAAGGTGTTGTTAATGATGCGACTTCTGTGGTGCTCTTCAATGCAATTCAGGACTTTGATCTTACTCACATCAATTCCAAAATCGCATTGCAATTTTTTGGGAACTTCTCATATTTATTTATCATAAGTACACTGCTTGGAGCCTTT GCTGGACTTTTGAGTGCATACATCATTAAAAAGCTATATTTTGGCAG GCATTCTACTGATCGTGAGGTTGCGCTGATGATACTTATGGCTTACCTTTCTTATATGCTAGCCGAG TTATTCCATCTAAGTGCAATCCTCACAGTGTTCTTTTGTGGGATTGTGATGTCCCACTACACCTGGCATAATGTGACAGAGAGTTCACGAGTCACTACCAA GCATGCTTTTGCGACACTGTCATTCATGGCTGAGATATTTATCTTTCTTTATGTTGGTATGGACGCATTGGACATTGAGAAGTGGAGATTTGTTAGAAGCAG TCCCGGAAAGTCAATTGGAGTGAGTGCAATATTGCAAGGCTTGGTTCTGATTGGAAGGGCAGCTTTTGTTTTCCCTCTGTCGTTTTTGTCCAACTTAACTAAGAAGACTCAAAATGAAAAGATCACTTTCAATCAACAA ATTACTATATGGTGGGCTGGTTTGATGCGAGGCGCTGTATCTGTTGCGCTTGCTTATAACCAG TTTACAAGGGCAGGCCACACTCAATTGCGTGGAAATGCTATCATGATCACCAGCACAATTACTGTTGTTCTATTCAGCACAGTG GTATTTGGTTTGATGACTAAACCTCTGGTAAAGCTGTTACTACCTCCGCCGAAACCTTTCAGCAGTATGTTGTCATCAGAGCCAAATAGTCCAAAATCCTTCATTGTGCCACTTCTTGAGAACGGACAAGAGTCCGAAATCGACTTTGGTGCTCGTAATATCCTTCGTCCATCCAGTATTCGCATGCTTCTCTCCACCCCAACTCATACTGTCCATCGCTATTGGCGCAAGTTCGATAATGCATTCATGCGTCCCGTATTTGGTGGCAGAGGTTTTGTCCCCTTTGTTCCCGGCTCACCAATTGAACAAAGTTTACATCAAAAAGAGGAAGAAACAGAAACAcagacataa
- the LOC113357434 gene encoding vesicle-associated protein 2-2-like has product MGQDLLEIQPPKELRFTFKLKKQSWCSVQLLNNSDHHVAYKVKTTNPGRYSVRPNIGVIQPNSTCDFTVIMQAPREAPADLQCKDKFLIQSTVVPAETTPEDIKSSMFSKDTNKYVGENKLRVVIVAQPNSPVVLPTNETLQAEPTITSPILGDQENLPPEHMVTTKEVKVTELANYVQKLSSPEPVEESKLANEMKELKSKLTVLESNLREAEICMQKLKEEKTVKFKEREMLQEELVRLKSNKGGRRVQVGFPFLFVCMVAIVSMKLGYMLHSW; this is encoded by the exons ATGGGTCAAGATCTTTTGGAAATTCAACCCCCTAAAGAACTCAGGTTCACAT TTAAGTTGAAGAAGCAGAGTTGGTGCTCGGTGCAGCTCTTGAACAATTCAGACCATCATGTAGCTTACAAG GTTAAAACTACAAATCCGGGGAGATATTCTGTGCGACCAAATATAGGCGTTATTCAGCCAAACTCGACTTGTGATTTTACAG TTATTATGCAAGCACCCCGGGAAGCCCCGGCCGATTTACAGTGTAAAGATAAGTTTCTAATCCAAAGTACAGTTGTTCCTGCTGAGACAACTCCAGAGGATATCAAATCCAGCATG TTCTCCAAGGATACCAACAAATATGTTGGAGAGAACAAGTTGAGAGTCGTTATCGTTGCCCAACCGAATTCTCCTGTAGTTCTCCCAACCAATGAAACTTTGCAGGCCGAACCAACTATAACGTCTCCAATTTTGGGAGACCAAGAAAATCTCCCACCAGAACATATG GTAACAACTAAGGAAGTGAAGGTCACGGAACTTGCCAACTATGTGCAAAAGTTGAGTTCTCCTGAGCCTGTGGAAGAATCTAAACTGGCTAATGAAATGAAGGAGCTGAAGTCAAAGCTAACTGTTTTGGAATCAAATCTGCGCGAG GCTGAGATTTGCATGCAAAAGTTGAAGGAAGAGAAGACCGTAAAGTTCAAGGAGAGGGAAATGTTGCAAGAAGAACTG GTGCGTTTGAAAAGCAACAAGGGTGGAAGAAGAGTTCAAGTTGGTTTCCCATTTCTATTTGTTTGCATGGTCGCCATAGTGAGCATGAAACTCGGGTACATGCTACATAGCTGGTAG